The nucleotide window TGAGGCCGTTCTCCATCCAATAGACGTTAAAGGTTACTCGGTTGTCAAGGGGAAGATAGTTAATTTACCTCCATCCGTCGTCTCTGGAATATTGGCATCTCAAGCTTTCTCAATTCCGATAGTGATATTTATAATGTTCACCTTCGTTTCCCAAATGTCGGCCAGTAGCATAGCAAGCGAGAAGGAGAATAAAACGCTAGAAACCCTATTAACCTTGCCAGTCTCCAGGACTTCGATAGTAGCTGGGAAGATGGTTGGTGCTGGAATTATGGGTTTAATAGCAGCGATAGCTTACATGATAGGCATGAAGAGGTACTTCGCAAGCTTCGGCGAGATGAACGTCAGCTTAAGCGATATAGGGATAAGGATAGAGCCGAGGGCTTACATCCTGTTTGCGGTTATAATGTTCCTAACTATAATATTCGCGATAACGCTGTCAATGTTATTAGGGGTTTTCGCTGAAGATACCAAGAGCGCGAACACGTTAGTTAGCATGGTCATGATGCCGCTGCTATTCCCGACGTTCGCCTTCATGATAGTTGACGTTCAATCGATACCTCCCCTCGTTAGGTACATCCTCTACGCAATCCCATTCAGCCATCCGGTCATAGCCTCAAGGGCGATGCTCTTCGGGGACTATGGGATTATGATTAGGAGCATTGCCTATCTAACAGTACTATCCCTAGGAACCCTGTACCTTACGGCAAAGTTCTTCTCCACGGAGAAGCTGCTAACCGCAAAGCTAAGGTTAAAGAGAAAAAGTTAAAGTCAGAGGCTCATTATCCCAAGTATTTCCTCAGTCTCTAAATTTATTATCCTGACTTCCCTTTCCTTTGTGTTCAGGATTGCAACGCTCTTCACCCCGGTTAAGTAACCGCACACTTCCCCAGGGTTCACGACTATCGTCCTTCCAACTTCCTGAATTCTATGCCTGTGGGTGTGCCCCCTTATGACGATGTCGTAGAGCTGGCTTTTAGCTAGGGCCTCAACTATCCTCTCATCAGTTCCGTGGAGGACTATAACTTTGAGGTCATCTAAGTTGAGAGTTAATATTTCATCCTTTATCCCAAGTTTTTCCTTTAATCCTTCCCTTTCGCCGTCGTTATTGCCAAAGACTCCCCTAAGAGGTGCATTTAACTTTGAGAGTTCCCTAGCAACGAAGGGTGCAACGTAGTCTCCAGCGTGTATAACGAGGTCAACCTTTTCCTTATTGAAGAAGTCGACAGCCAATCTTATGGCGGGTAAATTGTCATGGGTATCGCTCATTATTCCCACTTTCATTACTCAACCCTCCTAACCACCTTAACTTTCCCAGGCTTGCCAACCTCACCATCTAAATCGAAGACTTTGCCGAGGAAGTTTTCAACAACCCATATGTTAGTCTTGAGATGATTTGTAACTTCGCTCACCCATATTTCTCCTCCAGAGAACGCTAGGAACGGGATTAACTGGTCTCCCAGGAATTTGTCAACGCAATAACCTGGTTTCAACTGTTCTAGTAATTCCTGGGCTGCTTCCTTACCTACCACTTCTGCAGGTTTTCCTCTTTTTCCTAGGGCATCGCCTCCGAGTCTTAAACAATCAGTTTCAGCCCAAACGACTATTCCACTTCCTGGGCCTAGGGATTTTGAAACCTCCGTTTTAATCTTAACTGGAACCTCCAACTTTGAGAGCTCTTCTTTTGCAGCTTTAGCCTGCCTTTCCGCGACGTGAGCAGGTAAGTTGGTTGCATGGCTTATCCCCTCGACCTTGGCTATGCTTGAATATTTAGTTGCTACTAGCTCTCTTCTCTCTTTCCAGGGTTCAACGTAACCCTCGATGATTCCTCCACCTTTGGGATAGTGCCCTCTCCTTACTATCTTTATCCCAGCCATTATTCCAAGCTTCTCTAGTGCAAATAACGTAACATTTGCGAGGTAATCAACTGGTGGACTCCAGGGGACATCCGTTCCTCCTGTGATCTTGAATTCAACTCTGTTCTTAGCAAAGGCCATAGCCGGGAGTAGAGCCTGAAGAACCAGGGTTATGCTTCCTGCCGTTCCTATGTTAACCTCGACCTTTTTGGCTTCCAACCTTTTAGGGATGAACACGAGTTCCCTCGACCCTACATGGGCTCCCTTAACATCAGCATTGGCTAAGTGCTTTAAAGCCAGTATCCCGTGAAGGTGCTGTGGTCTTAACCCAGGATTTGGTCTGTTTGCCCTTATGTTGATTATCCTCACGGGTTCCCCGGTTATGGCTGATAGAGCTATTGAAGTTCTTAGGATTTGACCCCCTCCCTCTCCATAGCTTCCATCTATTGTTATCATATGACGCCCCCGGTAACAATGGTGGCCATCTCCTTTAAAAGCTCTATATCGCTCTTACCCTCCTCAAAGTTCTTCAGCTTGTCCCAGAGGTTAACTAGAATCTCAACCCCCAGGAAAGTTTTGTATTCAGCCGGGAACATTGAGACTATTTCCATGGGAACGTTAATTCCCAGCTCTTTAGATAGGACCTGAGAGAATGTGTCATCGTCTAACGGTGGCAGGTTTATCCTTATTGGGAACTTTAGGCCCGAGTATTTCTCGGGGTACTTTGTATCGACTATTATCGTGAAGTCAACGGGAAGCTTGAACTGCCTCCCGTTTAGGGTTACCCTCATTTCTCCCCTTCTCTTCAACTTAAGGAGCATCACGACTAAATCTCTCGGAGGCTCGGTTAGAACGAGGAACCCTTTCATGGCCTTCATGAATATCGGGGGCTCAAAAACGTTCTCCTCAATCTCCCTGAATGAGAAACTGTTCATGTCATCTATGTGGGAGTCCCAATGAACTACGGGGGGCGTAACTATGACCATGTCGAGATAAGAACCCTTAACCTCGTGAATTTCTTCGTCGAATATCTTTATTATCACGCTGTCCCTCTCTATGAGCCTTGGTATTGATACCGATCCCTTTACAGCTTTCCTTAGAACGTTAGCTATATCCAGCTCGGCCCTGTTCAGTATGAAGGTGTCTCCCATTAAAGATACAAGGAGCATCTTCTTTACGTACCTCTCCGGCAATCCAACGTTCGACAAATCTATGCTCACCTCCTCCTGAATTGGCAATTTAGTTTCCCTCTTCTCGCTCAACTTCTCTAAGAGCTCCTTTGAGATGGCGGTTATCTGATATATGCTATCCCTTCCTTCAAGGTACAGAACACCGTTGGATACAAGTTTAAGTCCAAGTCTAGCTAACATTGCTCCTAATTCCTCTTCCGTTCTAGTGCTAATTATCTCCTTCCCCCTAACATCTTCAAAGCCCTTCTGGATGACTATAAAATCGGAGGGGTGAATGTTATTTTCAGTTAGGAACCTTTCGAGCACAGAGATTGCGAGTTTTTCATCTATGGCGTAAACCTTGATAAACTCTATTGTTCCGTCGTTTTTCATTCCGGCAAGAACCACAAAATCCCTTCTCTCGGAGGGCTTGTTTATATCTTCCATTTTTACCTCCCATTTATTAAAATTCGCGTTTTTCTTTAAATAGTTTGCAAAATCCTTATATATTTCGAGTATAACATTAAGACAGAAATCTAAATGAGGTGGTGAAGATGGTGAACTACGAGCTTCTGAAGAAGGTTGTAGAGGCCCCAGGAGTTTCTGGATACGAGTTCCTGGGAATAAGGGACGTTGTCATAGAGGAGATAAAGGATTACGTGGACGAGGTAAAGGTGGACAAGTTAGGAAACGTCATAGCCCACAGGAAGGGAGAAGGGCCGAAGGTCATGATAGCCGCGCACATGGATCAGATAGGTTTAATGGTAACTAACATAGAGAAGAATGGCTTCTTGAGGGTCGCTCCCATTGGAGGTGTTGACCCAAAAACGCTGATAGCTCAGAGGTTTAAGGTGTGGATCGACAAGGATAAGTTCATCTATGGTGTTGGAGCTTCAGTTCCTCCACACATCCAGAAGCCAGAGGAGAGGAAGAAGGCTCCTGAGTGGGACCAGATATTCATAGACATAGGGGCCGAGAGCAAAGAGGAAGCAGAAGAGATGGGAGTTAGAATAGGAACCGTAATAACCTGGGACGGTAGGCTTGAGAGGCTAGGAAAGCACAGGTTCGTGAGCATAGCCTTCGATGACAGGATTGCAGTGTACACGATGCTTGAAGTTGCCAGGCAGTTGGAAGATACTAAAGCTGATGTTTACTTTGTGGCAACGGTTCAAGAGGAGGTAGGTCTTAGGGGCGCTAGAACTTCAGCATTTGCAATTGAGCCTGATTACGGATTTGCGATAGATGTAACCATAGCCGCAGACGTTCCAGGAACGCCTGAGCACAAGCAGGTGACCCACTTAGGAAAGGGAACCGCAATAAAGATAATGGATCGCTCAGTAATATGCCACCCAACTATAGTGAGATGGCTCGAAGAGTTGGCTAAGAAGTACGAGATTCCATATCAGCTTGAGATCCTCCTGGGCGGAGGGACAGATGCGGGAGCAATACACTTAACGAAGGCAGGAGTGCCAACCGGTGCTTTAAGCGTTCCAGCGAGGTACATCCACTCGAATGCTGAAGTTGTCGATGAGAGGGACGTTGATGCCACGGTTAAGTTGATGGTCAAGGCCCTCGAGAACATCCACGAGCTCAAGATCTGAAGCTTTATTTACTTCCTCTTCTTACCATTCTTGGTGAAGTTTGATGAAAGTTATCAAGGAATGGAATGTTAAGGTAAAGCTCGTAAGGACCAAGAGGGGAGCGATACTTCACATGATAGAACTCAAACCCGGACACTTCTTCCTTGAGCAGAATCCCTTGAAGCCCTCAAAGTACGGAGAAGCTTACAGGAAAATTAAACAGAACTTCCCAGAATTCTACTTCTTCTGGGAAATTAAGGATAACAAATACACGGGAAGGATTTTGGCTGGAGCGTTCCTTGAAAAGGAAGAGATAGATGAGTTCCTAACCCTTCTGG belongs to Pyrococcus abyssi GE5 and includes:
- a CDS encoding ABC transporter permease gives rise to the protein MSDFMVVLKKELKDMFRDKGLIVGIIIVPLILYPALGQMIQVGMEEAKKETKVVIANFDEGNYANLIIKGLKLAPNVTVVTINASNIEEALRIAQEKRYNVLVVIPSNFSESIESNEKAVVEVYGIFSGLSLGMKESISESRISAVVNIISEELAKLKIKGNFKNPEAVLHPIDVKGYSVVKGKIVNLPPSVVSGILASQAFSIPIVIFIMFTFVSQMSASSIASEKENKTLETLLTLPVSRTSIVAGKMVGAGIMGLIAAIAYMIGMKRYFASFGEMNVSLSDIGIRIEPRAYILFAVIMFLTIIFAITLSMLLGVFAEDTKSANTLVSMVMMPLLFPTFAFMIVDVQSIPPLVRYILYAIPFSHPVIASRAMLFGDYGIMIRSIAYLTVLSLGTLYLTAKFFSTEKLLTAKLRLKRKS
- a CDS encoding metallophosphoesterase yields the protein MKVGIMSDTHDNLPAIRLAVDFFNKEKVDLVIHAGDYVAPFVARELSKLNAPLRGVFGNNDGEREGLKEKLGIKDEILTLNLDDLKVIVLHGTDERIVEALAKSQLYDIVIRGHTHRHRIQEVGRTIVVNPGEVCGYLTGVKSVAILNTKEREVRIINLETEEILGIMSL
- the rtcA gene encoding RNA 3'-terminal phosphate cyclase, with the translated sequence MITIDGSYGEGGGQILRTSIALSAITGEPVRIINIRANRPNPGLRPQHLHGILALKHLANADVKGAHVGSRELVFIPKRLEAKKVEVNIGTAGSITLVLQALLPAMAFAKNRVEFKITGGTDVPWSPPVDYLANVTLFALEKLGIMAGIKIVRRGHYPKGGGIIEGYVEPWKERRELVATKYSSIAKVEGISHATNLPAHVAERQAKAAKEELSKLEVPVKIKTEVSKSLGPGSGIVVWAETDCLRLGGDALGKRGKPAEVVGKEAAQELLEQLKPGYCVDKFLGDQLIPFLAFSGGEIWVSEVTNHLKTNIWVVENFLGKVFDLDGEVGKPGKVKVVRRVE
- a CDS encoding M42 family metallopeptidase; translated protein: MVNYELLKKVVEAPGVSGYEFLGIRDVVIEEIKDYVDEVKVDKLGNVIAHRKGEGPKVMIAAHMDQIGLMVTNIEKNGFLRVAPIGGVDPKTLIAQRFKVWIDKDKFIYGVGASVPPHIQKPEERKKAPEWDQIFIDIGAESKEEAEEMGVRIGTVITWDGRLERLGKHRFVSIAFDDRIAVYTMLEVARQLEDTKADVYFVATVQEEVGLRGARTSAFAIEPDYGFAIDVTIAADVPGTPEHKQVTHLGKGTAIKIMDRSVICHPTIVRWLEELAKKYEIPYQLEILLGGGTDAGAIHLTKAGVPTGALSVPARYIHSNAEVVDERDVDATVKLMVKALENIHELKI
- a CDS encoding DUF7132 family protein codes for the protein MKVIKEWNVKVKLVRTKRGAILHMIELKPGHFFLEQNPLKPSKYGEAYRKIKQNFPEFYFFWEIKDNKYTGRILAGAFLEKEEIDEFLTLLAKTEDFKKLEHVLEEIEEIEEGEE